One window of the Diospyros lotus cultivar Yz01 chromosome 12, ASM1463336v1, whole genome shotgun sequence genome contains the following:
- the LOC127787546 gene encoding uncharacterized protein LOC127787546, translating to MASLHPLTRNLDKHQLIGPNFNDWLLNLKLILNLEKITYVLDAPVPVPANDDGGESVPQNITQEEQDTLTKWRDDDLTARSYMLVSMSSELQRQHANMPDVYSIITRLQELYGEQSRSARYEISKSLFREKMSLGGSVGEHVLKMISLLEKLKGLGDELNPHLQIDLILQSFPDSYGNFISNFYMNKIECTPAELMNMLITAQSNMKTGTVMAVTSSSKTRKGKGKKKATQVP from the coding sequence atggcttCATTGCACCCACTTACAAGAAATCTTGACAAGCACCAATTAATTGGACCAAATTTCAATGATTGGCTCTTAAACTTGAAACTGATTTTGAACTTGGAGAAAATTACTTATGTATTGGATGCTCCTGTACCCGTGCCTGCTAATGATGATGGAGGGGAAAGTGTTCCTCAAAATATTACTCAAGAGGAGCAAGATACTCTTACCAAGTGGCGAGATGATGATCTCACCGCTAGGAGTTATATGCTTGTTTCAATGAGTAGTGAATTACAGCGTCAACATGCGAATATGCCTGACGTGTACTCTATCATCACACgcctacaagagttgtatggtgaacaAAGTCGGAGTgcgagatatgagatatctaagtCACTATTTAGGGAAAAGATGTCTCTGGGAGGATCAGTGGGAGAACAcgttctcaaaatgatctccttGTTAGAGAAGTTGAAGGGTTTGGGGGATGAGTTGAATCCTCACCTCcaaattgatttgatccttcAGTCTTTTCCAGATTCGTATGgaaatttcatatcaaatttctatatgaataaaatagagtGTACTCCAGCAGAGTTAATGAATATGCTCATTACGGCACAAAGCAACATGAAAACGGGTACTGTGATGGCTGTTACCTCTTCCAGTAAGACTAGGAAGgggaaaggcaagaaaaaggCCACACAAGTACCATAG